Part of the Oryzias melastigma strain HK-1 linkage group LG11, ASM292280v2, whole genome shotgun sequence genome, atttcattttatttttttatttaacttaatttaattttattttattttattttattttgtttttattttattttattttattttattttattttattttattttattttattttattttgttttattttattatacaagaaaaattacaaaaagtgtTACCATTAGTTAATGTGAGGGAATTCAATCTATAAGCTGTATTTAAATGAAGGAAAGagtgtgaataataaaaaatgaattgtccAGAAATATGAAGcagcattttattctgaaagtcaaCCCTAAAGCTCTTCCACTTCCTCTTTACctgtctgcagctcctcccagcAGTCTGGCTTTGTCTGGACCAAAATCAATAAAGAAGAAAGTTCTGGCAGCTCCGGCTCTCAGTCTGTCTTTaggtaaaaatgtgacttttcttcaacctttttaatgtttttgatttttataataattccttcatttgtttttgatcTACATTAGATAGTTTCTACTGAAGCTTCAAGAGACTTCAAGACTGACCCTGAAATCAATATAATACTGTCATCCtgtcacatttttgttgttttgtttgtttgttttccttcaggCGGCTCTTTGGCCTCCGAAGAGTTCGCCCCCGGCTTCATTTCCCCCTCCCCTGAAGATGACGACGACACAAAGCTGGACTTGGACCTGGACGCCATGGAGACACCATCCGACAGCGAGTCTTTGCACTTTCCCAACTACGACCTTGACCTGGAAGGTGAGAGGTCACACCTGAAGAACGGCCTTCTCCTCATCCTTGAACTGATTGGATCTTCTTGGGTTTAGATGACCTGCGCCGTCTGGGAGTGGCGTCCCACAAACCCTTTGGCTCCGGCTCTCCACCTGATCAGAGTGGACTGAGCGCTCTAGAAAAGGAGGATGTGGTGGACAGCAAGGGCACTAGGTGGCGTTGTTTCTCCACAGGTGACCCTCCTCAGGAGAGCCGGGTCAACATGACTGTTCTGGAGCCCTTCCTCAGAGTGCTGTCACATGGAGGTACCGCCATCGAATGAGTTTCTGCCTTCTAACATGTTCCAGAGGCTCTCATCCGCTGTTTTCCTCAGGTTACTATGGAGACGGCATGGATGACATCGTGGTGTTTTCCTCCTGTTATTTGCCGGAGAACGGCCTGGAGAATTATCAGTATGTGATGGACAACCTGTTCAGGTAAGATGATGCGTTTGTAGACCTCCACCACAGTATCTGGGGTCTCCATCTCACTTTGGTTGTTCGTCTTTGTCAGGTTTGTTGTTGGGACGCTGGAGCTGATGGTGGCAGAAAACTACGTGATCGTGTATCTGTGCTCTGGAGGCCAGAAGGACAAGCTGCCGGGAATCGGCTGGCTCAGAGAGTGGTACACCACCATCGATCGGAGGTTAGAGGCACAATCTGGAAACTCAAGGTGGAAAAAATGGTcgtaaatgctaaaaaaaaaacgtgttgtcGCCAAAAAGTTAAGGTCCATGGTTTGTTTGGTGCAGATTTAtaggaaaaatacaataaaagtgagacattggatcaattaaataAAGCTCTAGTTcgaaaaattttaatttgtgaagtcaaatttgtaaaatgagtaaactcaaatttttattttgatgaaaaataataagtaacaaattacagcatttctgttaattgatccaatgtttcactttttccagcGTATAAAGGATttgaggataaacatttttttcatctgtttgttaatgaaatttccaaactaacctttaatttttttatttttttgttaacgaatatattttatatctcccaataatttttgtttttcttgtatctGGTTTAATATCCActcaaaatctattttttgtttttatattttattgattttctttggtttattcatcaaaaatacattacaaataataatatttattttgttaccgtttttcattctgtttccatccgtccatctttcTGTCTCCAGGCTGAGGAAGAACCTGAAGGGTTTCTATGTGGTCCATCCAACCTGGTACATCAAAGCTCTCATCACCATCATCAGACCCTTCATCAGGTTTGTCGTCttcattcttcttctttgtgtgtttttttttccagagacaGAATCCACAAGTAAACAcgaataaaacaacaacaacaacatgtgTGTTGCTCTTCTTCCTCAGCTCCAAGTTCAGCAGGAAGCTCCAGTTTGTGGAGAGTCTTCAGGAGCTTTCTCAGCTCGTCCccactgagcatgtgcagatcCCAGACGGCGTCAGACAGTGAGTGACTCTATTAAAGACTATGACTGTATATGTGAACTGgagcgagtgagtgtgacgtcacccatagaaaatgatgGTAACACTTCCCTTTACAGGTTAAAGCAAAGGGTTTAAGACAACATAAAACTTTAGAGAtcaaataagaagaaaacagacagaCGGATCAAAATATTGAGGAGTGTCTTAAAATCTTTTCTTCTGCAGGTACGACCAGAGCCTGTCCAGGTGATGCTGCAGAGTCCaaaggcttcttcttcttcttcttcttcttcctgtcgGATTTATGTTCACAGCTGCCTCAGAGAGGAGCTTCAGCCTCTGCAAAGATCACTTTCACATCTGGAGAACAACAAGCCGCCATTATAAGAGATGAACTTGTAAACAGTGTTGATATGGACTTTAGTGTCACGTTTCCAAATTATTGAAGGTActgttttaaaaggaaaaacttagTTTTATTGAACaggtttgaaattattttttgatgaCGACCctcattttcatcatttatttataacttaatgaataaagatgttaaaaaagactttctttgtgtttctgagtttaaaaagtttacaaaaaatgtttatgtaaaaATTATAGTGTAGTTTGAGTCCAACCATTAAAACAGAAGGTGACTCTTCTttatataaacaacatttttttgtggtttttgatGGTCCAGATTTCCCAGCATCCTCCAGGTCTGATTATCCAGAATTGACATATCCAACAAACTGGATTTAAGTCACTATTTTCTAATGCCTTTACAGGAACATGTTTCTTTAGGTTGTGAAGATCAGATGATAGTTGAGGTCACAGTGATGCTACAGGCTAACCCAGAGGAGGTTACACAATCTCCTATGTGGCCTGCATGAACCCAGCTTCTGGTCAGGATATGGAGGTTGACAGGAAGGAAGTGAGGTAGCTGCAGAGGAAACGCCACAAACAGGAACACAGAGCAGACAGTGTTTGAGTCCCAGTCCAAGTTAAACAGCCTCTCGGCTGGCTTTTATTCATCCAAATgtggaaacacaaagaaacattgAGGAGTCCAACATGCTGGTGGGGAGGTCAGGACTGCTACCTACAGCAAGAGGTTGGAAgcccaaaacatgattttttgtatttttgattaaatcaaccttttgtaattgaaaaaattgagatttttggaaacattttagctttatagATTTGCTAAATCATACTCAAAgaccggagggggtctggtttggggcagatgatgttgtcctgttggcttaatcgagccaggacctccagcatgcattggggtGGTTTgtggctgggatgagggtcagacCTGCTAAGTCTAAAACCATGGTTCCCGAAAGGTAGTTTACCCTCtcttggtgggtggagtgctcctcccccaggtggaggagtttaagtatcttggggtcttgttcgtGAGTGAGGGAAGATGGGACCGTGAGATTGCCAGACGGATTGGAGTCTGAGGCCGCTGTaacggtccgttgtggtgaagaaGGAgatgagccagaaagcaaaggtCTCAATTTACCAGTCAATTTTGTTCCAATGCTCTCCTATGGTCAGAAGTTCTGGGTCATGACTCAAAGAACAAGGTCTCAAATACAAGCGGCCAAAATCACTCAGGGTGATTGGACTCTCCCTTAAAGGTAGGGTGAGAAGCTTGGTTTCCtagagagagctcggagtacaGAGGAGCCAgtcgggcatctggtccagatgcgtcctggacgcctccctggggaggtgttctgggcatgtcccactgggcggaggccccagaatacgctggagagactatgtctctcggctggcctggaaacgccttggggtccccccagaggagctggaggaagtggccagggagagggaagtctgggcatctttgatTGGACTGTTGCCCCCGTGACGCAGTCCCAGaagatcaatggatggatggatggatagactcAAAGCCAGGATAGTTCTGGACCTTATGGTTTGTCATTTCTGTCTAAAGACTCAAGCCAAGTGCCCCTAGTtcccctcgtgctctcttatggggtccaggtgaccccacccttatattgatctGTGATCCcccccatgacaaaggtggatagaattttatgtctgccacggacaccaatgaagataaaaaaatccttgaaaagaAACAGTTCCAAGTCCAGATGAactcacttttaatgtaaacatgactAGGATAGCACAGGGGATACAGCaaccacttctaatgaaaagtctatgtaaacacatgtACATGCTCATTTAAGGTTTCTTTGTTCAGTTATTTATCACTAGGCCCATGTTTAGGGTGCTTTTGGGCATTATGTACAAAACATGCATCCAAATGTATTTTCGCCCAGGGCGGGCCTGCCTATGAGCCACAAGGGAACTAAGACACACATGTGCTTATTTTAACGTGGAGCCGCTCCTCTCTAAGGACCCTAAAAACCCTCAGGACTCATAAAGATTAAGCTCCGCATGGGTGACTAGGCCtagatattttagcaacaggctaacatttttgactctattagtttactgaggaattttaggttattttggagtttagctagtatttaaccaatgtgctagatttttttttggctaatttggcatctactgagattttttatgctaatttggacttcagctaatattttagcaccatgctaacgtttttgtctaacttgttatctactgggatttttgggctaatttggagtttagcttttattttagcNNNNNNNNNNNNNNNNNNNNNNNNNNNNNNNNNNNNNNNNNNNNNNNNNNNNNNNNNNNNNNNNNNNNNNNNNNNNNNNNNNNNNNNNAACgtttttggaaaatatgttATCTATTGGgatttttaggccaatttagattttagcttctatttgagaaacatgttaacatttttgagaaatttattttaatgaggaAATTtgggctatttcggagtttagctagtaattaNNNNNNNNNNNNNNNNNNNNNNNNNNNNNNNNNNNNNNNNNNNNNNNNNNNNNNNNNNNNNNNNNNNNNNNNNNNNNNNNNNNNNNNNNNNNNNNNNNNNNNNNNNNNNNNNNNNNNNNNNNNNNNNNNNNNNNNNNNNNNNNNNNNNNNNNNNNNNNNNNNNNNNNNNNNNNNNNNNNNNNNNNNNNNNNNNNNNNNNNNNNNNNNNNNNNNNNNNNNNNNNNNNNNNNNNNNNNNNNNNNNNNNNNNNNNNNNNNNNNNNNNNNNNNNNNNNNNNNNNNNNNNNNNNNNNNNNNNNNNNNNNNNNNNNNNNNNNNNNNNNNNNNNNNNNNNNNNNNNNNNNNNNNNNNNNNNNNNNNNNNNNNNNNNNNNNNNNNNNNNNNNNNNNNNNNNNNNNNNNNNNNNNNNNNNNNNNNNNNNNNNNNNNNNNNNNNNNNNNNNNNNNNNNNNNNNNNNNNNNNNNNNNNNNNNNNNNNNNNNNNNNNNNNNNNNNNNNNNNNNNNNNNNNNNNNNNNNNNNNNNNNNNNNNNNNNNNNNNNNNNNNGACACACATGCGCTCATTTTAACGTAGAGCCGCTCCTCTCTACGGACCCCAAAAACCCTCAGGACTCATACAGATTAAGCTCCGCATGGGTGACTAGGCCtagatattttagcaacaggctaacatttttgactaatttagtttactggggaatctTTGtaaattttggagtttagctaatatttaaccaatgtgccagatttttttttgtggctaatttggcatctactaagattttttatgctaatttggagtttagctaatatgttagcaccatgctaacatttttggctaacttgttatctactgggattttggggctaatttagagtttagcttttattttagcaacaggctaacgtttttgactatcttagtttactgaggaattttaggctattttggagtttagctagtatttaagcaatgtgctagcttttttttggataatttggcatctactgaggtttttaatgctaatttggagtttagctaatatttttacaacatgctaacatttttgactcatttagatTACTTAGGaattgtaggctattttggagtttagctaatatttaaccaatgtgccagattttttttgtggctaatttggcatctactaagattttttatgttaatttggagttcagctaatattttagcaccatgctaacatttttgtctaacTTGTTATCTGCTGGGAtttgggggctaatttagagtttagcttttattttagcaacatgctaacgtttttgactaatttcgtttactgaggaattttaggctattttggagtttagctagtaattaagcaacaagatagctttgtttttttttactaatttggtaTCTGCTAAGGTTTTTACTCTAATTtggagcagcttttattttagcaacaggctaatgttttgactaaattttactaggctattttggaggttggttagtatttaagcaacaagctagcttttttttggctaatttggtactAAGgttgtttatgctaatttggagtttagcttttattttagcaacagactagcgtttttgactaatttagtttactaaggaattttaggctattttggagtttagctagtaattcaaggtaaaaacgtaataaataaataaaatcacattttgagatgctagtttatttttatatttttatttttgttcttgcaaaaaatagacacaattcataattattattaaaaaaagaagttgtgaatgcaaatcaaaatttcttaaagactaaagtgAGAGTATGCAGCtcctaggttttgatcagtagaaaacaaacccaaattgCTCTTATACTGTCAAAGGTCGCCCATCTAGGCCATAAACTAAGGATTATACAAACAAACTGCAAGtgaaagtgaaataaaactAACTAGTAGTCAAAGTTTAAGCTGTGCCTTGTTTTGGACTTTGAAACCTTCTGTACTATCAAATCAGgaacaaccaaaaaaacaaaaaaaacactaaataagcCACTAAAACAAAGATATAATAGCAAAAGATTCCACAGACAATGAGGTTTATTCAGCCTTTAAGGGTCAGAGGACCGATTTGTGTAATTTGGCAAACCCCCAGGTTTAAACTGAAGCAGTTGTGTGTTTGCTGCAGATATGtgtgtgcattaaaaataaGTCGTGCAAACAGCTGAACGTGGATTCCTTGTGAAGTCCTCCAAGAACCACAAAAATCCAGAGAAACAGAACGGCTTCAACACAACTTgggtgcaaagaaaaaaaacccacagcagGATTTGCTAAATCTGACTTAATGATTATAGATGCACACAAGCTGCAGCTTTTGGAGTCGCTGAGCGGCACGTCAGAATGTTTGATTTGAGGAGATTAGGTTTTGAAGCTGCACTTCTCAGAATAACCGTCTCAAAGACGGCATGCCCTTTTTTGGGTCAAATGGGGGAATGAGTCACTCtctaataaaagtttaaaacagcgAAGGTCTTTTACATCGAAGCTGCTGGAACATTGTGAACTCATGACATCACGCGTGTTttggtgcatgtgtgtgtgtgtttcccaCACGTTCGGTTTCAAACATGGCTGACCACATCTTTAATGTTTCCACTCGCCttgcttcctcctcctcctcctcctcctctgtagCGTTGGAGCCTGGTTTCCGTGGAAACGTGCcgtttaaccatcattatcacAGCTCTGCGGTCTCTGCACAGCTGcgtgaaataaaacacaatccTGGAGTGTGACACGGGCTTTTTCTGTGAAAGAGTCTGACTTCCTGTCAAGAACATGCaagtctttgtttgtgtttctaatagtttcaaaataaaaaaatgtaaaataatcagttgaaacataaaaagaaatgatttaagtttattaaatttaatctgtttattacttaaaaaaaatcaaagttaataAGATGGATAAACGCAGCTCTACTTTTGAACctcagtttgaaataaaatgtttaaactatgttaatttttataagaaacatatttattttgatacacaagaaaagaaaatattttttacctaaataatttgttttttgtaaattttaaattaagtgACTTAAGTGTGTTTATACAGtatattagtttgtttttgtctttaatcaatacatttaattatttctgtaatgagtatGTTACATATgggtgatttatttttcttgtattctCTATAattaatgtttgaaataaaccaagtCAATGAATTAATCAAGAATCTCATTCAttaatgtcaaatttaaaatacaatttgtgaattttaactttttcagtttattgttttcaaaaaaagagagaaggaaaacattttccaacattttttagaatgttttgtacagtttttattgtaacatttatttatttatttttaaacaagaacaaaaaaaaatcaagttatccttcaaaaaagggaaaatcacattacagaaataataagaatgttcaaagttaaaaaagagctctgaaaaaagttgttatatttgttttactacTAAATAATTGAGCTTATTTAGGCCCTTAAAGTGatgaaatagtattttttttaagaaaaaaagtttcaatccTTTTAAAATCTCATTAAAGGGGGGATATAtcttttgagacaaaaaaaatttggggtatttgacatttttaaagttttgtttaagagattttttattaaaaaatgttttttctttatactgGAAATCTGTTTCGCTTGTCTAAACCTTTAAAGTAAtcaaattgcctttaaaattttgttttcatctgtttaAAGAAGGGTTTAATTTATTAACacgaaaaaaattcaaacatttttgaaaacaatttttatttaagtgtttattacattttttcccttcaaaCTGAAAAACCATTGAGCTTTTTTAGCCtctaaatcattaaaaatgcttaaaaaaatcacctgtaactttttaaaatatgtcaatatAATAGGTGATATATACCccaaaatttgaacttttattgtgaaataatacagttttttttatcaattacaATCAAATCTGTAATGTAATTCTAGAAACTAACAACTTTAACCCCCAAAAGTGACTTTATTGAACTGCTCCAGACTTGTTTTGGTAGAGAAACAGCAgatttattcatccatcatGAGACACTCGTTACACAACAAAGGAAAACAGTCAGAgtctgtgtgtttctgcttcTGCCGAAAGCGGTGAAGCGGTTACATAACCAAACCTGAAGTCCTCACATACACAAATATCAGTCGCACACAATATTCACACTTTGATGACGACAAATGTTTTTGGAGAAACGGCGTAAACCCTCGTTTcacaacaaattaaagaaaaatgaagactaTCTGGATGAAAAAGcgtatttttccagttttattttttaaatatccaaTAAAAGGCGCAGtagggtttatttatttaaaataatgtgtttatttttctcctacAGGGTCTGAATCCTCTGAAGTTTATTTgcaaaaattgaacttttgttTCTCAAAACTGATCATTGGATCAGAACGTCAttgaaactttattagcagAATATTTTAGTCAAATCTAGAAGAACGTTGAAGGTTATCCATCACAGCAGGAGAATTAGAGAACAGCTGAAAGGACGCTAGTAGACTTGAATTCAGTCTGATGTGATTACATAAGCAAAGTTTTGCTgtgatgtaaataaaaaagaaaatactttgaaaGCGAGGAGCTCCTGGACCCACAAAGTGccaaaaatcacagaaaagcTTTGTGGTCAATACTTTAACAAACAATAATAGGCAGcatatgataaaaaaacactattttttatgaacaaaagcaaagcaacaacaataaaataaataattggcTGTACTTTAGGAAGTAAAGTAAAAGGTGAGGCTGAATGGAAAGTGCTTTCCAGTGTTGTTGGACTGTCAGCATAGATGAGAATCAAACAGGAAGATATAAAAATATGCAGCAGGAAGTAAAGACCTGAACTTCCAGGAACCAGGGTGGAGCAGGGGGAGCTGACGGGGGAGCCTCCAGACGGATGGAGGCCCCTGGAGGTGCAGCAGAGACAAATGGAGGAGGGTTGGACTCCCACACGGTGAGGAATCCTGCCAAAACACCACGAGGATGCCGAGCATTCTGGAGTAAGAACCTCAGACAGGAAGTGGCCGGTCGCCTTGGCGAGGTGAGTCAGCGGTTTCCGCAGCAAACATCAGTTCATCCGTCATgatttgggatattttttttaaccttttattttcagaattaaagctcaggttttcaaaataaaagctgaaaaatgaatcagagtttgaatttgttttcttttctgtcgaACCGGAtaattagtttgttttaaattgatcaaatgaagccaaaaacatccaaattaaATGCACTTTGCTGAACATTTTGCCAAAGATAAAACCTGTTgtgcattatttttttggtttatttttcttaaagggCCTAttccatgcttttcttaagtatttcagagtaaactatatccatacacATTATCATAtgttacctttggcacactaattATTTacgaaatattagttatttttgtttatgagCTTTTCACCTGCCATAAGGCAAGatgacttgatctctgaggctccgccttttacTGCTTGTAGGTACTGCCCATTTTATGATGTCATCCCAGAGCCGGCCTCTACATCGCGTCTGCGTTTCGAAAACAAATAACATCCAAATTTTTCATTCCACTACACCAGCTGTAGTGATGGGCGGGGCTAGCAtctgagcaccgctagcttaGCAGAGAAGATAGCGCCTGAGCATCACTGGTTGAGCGGAGAAGCTAGTGGCGGAGTATCATTAGCTTTGCAGCGAAGTCAGCAGTTAAACACCGCTAGCTGACCAGCAAAGCTAAGGGCTGAGCGGCGCTAGCTGAGCAGTGAAGCTAGTGGCTAAGCACCGCTAGCTGATCGGCAAAGTTAGCGGCTGAGCAtcgctagctgagcagcaaagctagAGCTGGGGAACGCTAGCTGAGAGGCAAAATTAGCGGGGGAGCTCTGCTAGCTGAGTGACAAAGCTAGGGAAGAGCACAGATAGCTGAGCTACCTACTGAGCGCTGCTAGTTGATTAGTGAAGCTAGCGGCCGAGCATTGCCAGCTGAGCGGAAAGGCTAAcagctgagcaccgctagctgagcaaaaaagctagctgcTGAATATTGCTAACTGAGTGGCAAAGTTAGTGGCTGAGCTCCGCTAGCTGATCGGAAAAGTGTGTGTTTGCCTTGGGGAGGTTCTGGCAGCGCAGAACTCTT contains:
- the LOC112162549 gene encoding bcl-2/adenovirus E1B 19 kDa-interacting protein 2-like protein (The sequence of the model RefSeq protein was modified relative to this genomic sequence to represent the inferred CDS: added 301 bases not found in genome assembly), which produces MESIEAEQEEKTFRSLVDESFEEMDALDRRSPPEGLMDPARTSVTGSPCDPTEDEETGDDDLNTDAKSEAKSRTENERREETSDEDEDDEAKEDVEEEDHDQQECDLQPGDEESEEKLSTHSRERPAPPSSLALSGPKSIKKKVLAAPALSLSLGGSLASEEFAPGFISPSPEDDDDTKLDLDLDAMETPSDSESLHFPNYDLDLEDDLRRLGVASHKPFGSGSPPDQSGLSALEKEDVVDSKGTRWRCFSTGDPPQESRVNMTVLEPFLRVLSHGGYYGDGMDDIVVFSSCYLPENGLENYQYVMDNLFRFVVGTLELMVAENYVIVYLCSGGQKDKLPGIGWLREWYTTIDRRLRKNLKGFYVVHPTWYIKALITIIRPFISSKFSRKLQFVESLQELSQLVPTEHVQIPDGVRQYDQSLSR